A genomic stretch from Terriglobus sp. RCC_193 includes:
- a CDS encoding SMP-30/gluconolactonase/LRE family protein, whose product MATVVMTVALVTSAVAQGPPPSAPPPAKVTTPEIVRMDPSLDAIIAPGTQLERVADGFAFTEGPMWREGHLWFSDVVGNKMYSVTPDGKYTVLIDHAGGLESYPAGMSKGSNGMVTAKDGSVLMTQHGIRRIAHLDATLKQTTFLDNFEGKKFNSPNDLVFAPDGSLWFTDPPYGLTMQDRDPAKEAPFNGVYRFANGKLTAVIKDLRRPNGIGFTRDGKTLYVSNSGPEMYVEKYSVNADGTVSQGTIFIDYPGRAPDVPDGLKLDSADNLWSTGPGGIRIISPAGKVLGQIKLPETAANLAWADGGRTLYITASTSIYRLKVATPGKMPLYVK is encoded by the coding sequence ATGGCAACTGTTGTGATGACCGTGGCTCTTGTGACGAGCGCCGTGGCGCAAGGCCCTCCGCCCTCGGCACCGCCTCCCGCGAAGGTCACTACACCGGAGATCGTCCGCATGGATCCTTCCCTGGACGCCATCATCGCGCCCGGCACACAGCTTGAACGGGTGGCGGACGGTTTCGCCTTCACTGAAGGTCCCATGTGGCGCGAAGGCCACCTTTGGTTTTCAGATGTGGTGGGCAACAAGATGTACAGCGTGACGCCGGACGGTAAGTACACCGTGTTGATTGACCATGCGGGTGGACTGGAAAGTTATCCGGCTGGCATGTCCAAGGGGTCGAACGGTATGGTCACTGCAAAGGATGGCAGCGTGCTGATGACGCAGCACGGTATCCGGCGAATCGCCCATCTTGACGCGACCCTGAAGCAGACAACGTTTCTGGACAACTTCGAAGGCAAAAAGTTCAACAGCCCCAATGACCTGGTCTTTGCGCCCGATGGTTCGCTGTGGTTCACGGACCCGCCGTACGGACTGACGATGCAGGATCGCGATCCGGCAAAAGAGGCGCCGTTCAACGGCGTCTATCGCTTCGCGAACGGTAAGCTTACAGCCGTCATCAAGGACCTGCGTCGCCCCAACGGCATTGGCTTCACACGCGACGGTAAGACGCTGTACGTCTCCAACTCCGGGCCGGAGATGTACGTGGAGAAATACTCCGTCAACGCGGACGGTACGGTGTCGCAGGGCACTATCTTCATCGACTATCCCGGCCGTGCGCCGGATGTTCCGGACGGCCTCAAGCTGGACTCCGCGGACAATCTCTGGAGCACTGGCCCTGGTGGCATACGCATCATTTCTCCGGCCGGAAAGGTGTTGGGGCAGATCAAACTACCAGAAACTGCAGCCAATCTTGCATGGGCAGACGGTGGCAGGACGCTCTACATCACCGCTTCCACCAGCATCTACCGCCTGAAGGTGGCGACACCGGGCAAGATGCCACTGTACGTGAAGTAA
- a CDS encoding PQQ-binding-like beta-propeller repeat protein has translation MMQKRHIASVAALGLTTACVVLAAVQKTVALKTSPIDAGHTRYSPLTEINPANVNNLKPVWVYDTGTKGRGWEETPIVVDGVMYLSIPGGASAIDPETGKELWRFAPKDLARPGRDRGVAYWPGDGMLKPRIIYAISDRLYALDAATGVPVPSFGNGGMVNLRDSVADKYPNALYSIVSPAVIYKNLAIISPATQEFGSHGPSGDPRAFDIVTGKQVWRFHTVPQPGEPGDGSWGPDGWKERAGPSAWAGATLDPTTGLVYIPIGNPDDSYNGVDRPGNNLYANCIIALDAATGKLKWFYQFTHHDINDLDAPAAPSLIDIHRNDKVIPALVEIPKSGLVFILDRRTGKPVFGDEERPIPQSDVPGEHSSPTQPFPLKPQPLVKMSVTKDDITTLSPEAHAYCLAQWDKLQIQNHGPYTPVSIKGTTLFAPGTSGGGNWGGVSTDPKQGYFFANVSNNLTTSRVVPDGNGGYKLEGAYGRFVDAKGWSCINPPWGELIAVNANTGDIAWRSPLGSADAFGEAGKKTGVVNIGGSVATAGGLVFIGATVDSRFRAFDTHTGREVWTVTLPAPASSTPITYRGKSGRQYVVVPDGGPGTLGVPGKFASYRGILIAYALPRSGEAAVDLAQFAPIPMQIPVRPTGAGGPGVAAAQGPPAPGAPTVLPDGPGKDDFTSMCGQCHGVSTAISVRRSPDAWHDLIQDMRARGAQGDNAKAARVQDYLSRFFGVLPMPADPSK, from the coding sequence ATGATGCAGAAGAGACATATCGCAAGTGTTGCCGCACTGGGTCTGACAACGGCCTGTGTCGTGTTAGCAGCAGTCCAGAAGACGGTCGCTCTCAAGACGTCGCCGATTGATGCGGGACACACACGCTATTCGCCGCTGACGGAGATCAACCCCGCGAACGTGAACAACCTCAAGCCGGTCTGGGTCTACGACACGGGCACCAAGGGGCGCGGATGGGAAGAGACACCCATCGTTGTGGACGGCGTCATGTACCTGTCCATTCCCGGCGGTGCGTCCGCCATTGATCCAGAGACAGGCAAAGAGTTGTGGAGGTTCGCTCCCAAGGACCTGGCGCGTCCAGGGCGAGACCGCGGTGTGGCGTACTGGCCGGGTGACGGAATGCTGAAGCCACGCATCATCTACGCCATCTCTGACAGGCTGTACGCGCTGGATGCGGCGACGGGAGTGCCGGTGCCCAGCTTCGGCAATGGTGGCATGGTGAACCTGCGAGACAGTGTCGCGGACAAGTATCCGAACGCGCTGTACAGCATCGTTTCGCCTGCGGTCATCTACAAGAACCTTGCCATCATCTCACCAGCCACGCAGGAGTTTGGCAGCCACGGTCCCAGCGGTGATCCGCGTGCGTTCGACATCGTAACGGGCAAGCAGGTGTGGCGCTTCCACACGGTGCCTCAGCCCGGTGAACCCGGAGATGGATCATGGGGGCCAGACGGCTGGAAGGAGCGCGCGGGGCCCAGCGCGTGGGCGGGAGCGACGCTTGATCCCACGACGGGTCTTGTTTACATCCCGATCGGCAATCCAGATGACAGCTACAACGGCGTGGACCGGCCCGGTAACAACCTTTACGCGAACTGCATCATTGCGCTTGATGCGGCAACAGGCAAGTTGAAGTGGTTCTATCAATTCACCCACCATGACATCAATGACCTGGACGCGCCCGCAGCGCCCAGTCTGATCGACATCCATCGCAACGATAAGGTGATTCCCGCCCTGGTTGAGATTCCGAAGTCAGGGCTGGTCTTCATTCTTGATCGCCGCACGGGTAAGCCTGTGTTCGGTGATGAGGAGCGTCCCATCCCGCAGAGTGACGTTCCGGGAGAGCATAGCTCACCCACACAGCCTTTCCCGCTAAAGCCGCAGCCGCTGGTGAAAATGAGCGTCACGAAAGACGACATCACCACCTTGTCGCCGGAAGCGCATGCGTACTGTCTTGCCCAGTGGGACAAGCTGCAGATTCAGAACCACGGACCATACACGCCTGTCAGTATCAAAGGCACGACGCTCTTTGCGCCGGGCACATCTGGCGGCGGCAACTGGGGTGGGGTTTCCACGGACCCGAAGCAAGGCTACTTTTTTGCGAATGTGTCGAATAACCTGACCACCAGCCGCGTGGTGCCGGATGGCAATGGCGGTTACAAGCTGGAGGGTGCATACGGACGCTTCGTCGATGCAAAGGGCTGGTCCTGCATTAACCCTCCGTGGGGTGAACTGATCGCCGTGAATGCGAACACGGGCGACATTGCATGGCGCTCGCCGCTTGGCTCCGCGGACGCGTTTGGGGAAGCGGGCAAGAAGACGGGTGTGGTCAACATTGGCGGCTCGGTTGCCACGGCTGGTGGACTGGTCTTCATTGGCGCCACCGTGGATTCACGCTTTCGTGCGTTTGACACGCATACCGGCAGGGAAGTGTGGACGGTCACGCTGCCAGCTCCTGCGTCGTCCACGCCAATCACTTATCGAGGCAAAAGCGGGCGGCAATATGTTGTGGTGCCGGACGGCGGCCCGGGCACGCTGGGTGTTCCTGGCAAGTTCGCCAGCTATCGCGGCATCCTGATCGCATACGCGCTGCCCCGGTCGGGTGAAGCCGCGGTAGACCTAGCGCAGTTCGCTCCCATACCCATGCAGATACCAGTGCGTCCAACGGGGGCTGGCGGACCAGGTGTGGCTGCGGCACAGGGGCCTCCAGCGCCGGGTGCGCCCACCGTGTTGCCGGATGGCCCGGGCAAGGACGACTTTACCTCCATGTGCGGGCAGTGCCACGGCGTGAGCACCGCCATCTCCGTGCGGCGATCTCCAGACGCATGGCACGACCTGATCCAGGACATGCGCGCACGTGGAGCGCAGGGTGACAACGCTAAGGCGGCACGCGTGCAGGACTACCTGTCGCGTTTCTTTGGAGTGCTGCCGATGCCGGCTGATCCGAGCAAGTAA